In Weissella tructae, the DNA window GAATAACAAACCATTCATTTTGAAGTGTTTCTGCGCCTGATTGTGCCATGATATCAGTCTCCTTGTATCTATTAATTCTGCCTATTTTTTGGTAAATAAAAACCCTCACACTAACCGAGAGGGCTTTACTTGCTTTTCTATAATCTGATTATAACGTAACCAGCTTACTTCGACAAGAACATTAGTCCTTGTTCAAAGATCCAGTCAACTGTTCCCAACAAAATAGCGAAAAATCCACTTGTTACAAGAACAATTGCTGTGTTGCGAACATTTTGGTTAAATGTTGGCCAAGTCACACGCTTCATTTCTGCTACTACACTTGCCATAAATTTCATCCCGAAAATCTCCCTTTTTACACTGTCTCGCGATGTGTCGTATGCTTATCGCAAGTTCGGCAATACTTCTTTACTTCTAAGCGAACGGCGCGATCAAGCTTCTTTGCAACCGTATAGTTTCGTGAACCACATTCACTACAGGCCAAAGCCACTTTTTTTCCTGCCATTTCGATTACCTCTGTTTTTTAAATATAGTCACATTTTATCATGAATACAAAAAAAAAAATACCTTTTTATCCACGAGTCCATTTTTCACAGTAATAACGAATCTCTTTTAAGGTTAAATAACACCAAGATTTTGATTTACTTAGCTGGTCCGCACATTCTTTAACCGAATAACCTTTCGCTCGTAATACTAATAAACGATATTGGTCAGGTAATAATTGTGTGCCCATCTCTTCACAAAACAAATGCAGTTGTAAGTCTGGTTCACTTAAGACGGACATATCCGTATTTATTGTTCCTAATTCCAATGCTTCTTTGGTAATCATGGCTCGCTTTTCTTCCTGACGCCACAAAGTCGCCGGATGATGAAATAACGCCTGTTGATAATAACTCGTTAAGATACCCCAGTTTAAATACGATATCCGTTGTAAGCAATTAAATAAGACAATCCTTGCTTCATGTTGCCAATCAATCGTAGCCGTTCGCATAGATTGTTGCTTATAACCTCGCCAAATCAGCCCGGAATAACGCACCACGATTTCCTCAAAGGCCACTTCATCCCCTGCTTTTGCTGCTATCAATAATTCTGTATCCTTGTGCATAATCTTCGCCTCCTAAACTATGGGTACATAGTCATAGACGTTTCAAAATCGATTTATGTCACAAAAAAAGTACATCAATTTTCATGATGTACTTTTCTAAGCTTTTACTTTATAGCGGGTTACGTGAGTTAAACCCTTGGTAAATCAACAAACTAGCCGCAACAGAGGCATTCAAACTTTGCACATGCCCAACCATTGGGATTGTTAGCGTTTCATCCATCGCCTTCTTTAGCAATGGTGAAATTCCCTTACCTTCATTTCCGATAACCAAAGCAGTTGCGCCCTTAGCATCCCATTGACGGTAATCCTTACCATTCATATCTGTTCCGTAAACCCATAGGCCACGCTTCTTCAATTCAGTAACCGTTTGGACCAAGTTCGTTACACGTGTCACTGGCACGTGTTCGATTGCTCCCGTAGATGTCTTTGCCACAACAGATGTTAGTTGTACCGCACGGCGCTTTGGAATAATAATTCCGTGGACACCTGCTGCATCAGCTGTACGCAAAATTGAACCCAAGTTATGTGGATCTTCAATAGAATCCAAAATCAAGAAAAATGGTTCTTCATTCTTTTCAGCTGCCTTCGCAAACAAGTCATCCAATTCAGCGTATGCATATGCTGCAATAGACATCACAACACCTTGGTGATTAGCACCATTGGCTAATTCATCAAGCTTTCCTTTAGGCGCGTCTTGCACAATCAAGCCACGCTTTTTGGCTAGTGCAATAATTTCGTTACGTGTCTTGTCTGCCAACCCAGCTTGCAACCAAACCTTGTTGATTTGTGTTTCACCCTTTAGCGCTTCTGTTGACGCGTGAATTCCAAAAATAAATTCAGCATCATCTGGAATTTGCACTTCAGGACGTTCAGTCTCTGGACGTGCCTTTTTCGCCGGACGATCATCACGACGCTTAGCTGACTTATTAGGCTTGTCGCCCTTTACCGGCTTAGCTGACTTTGTCGGCTTCATTGCCTTTTTGTTATTTTGTACCATTTTCTCTTGTCCGTCCACTTTCTACTTGTTCAAAGACCCAAGTCACCACTTCATCTAATCGTTCAATTTGACGACTCGCATATAGATAACCGATTAATGCTTCAAATCCCGTTGAAATACGGTATGTGACCACATCAGTATTCTTAGCCTTTGTATGTGAATTTGCATTACGCCCACGCTTAAAGTAAGACTCTTCAGCGTCTGTTAACAAACTGTCTTCTTCCATTAAACGGTACAACGCTGCATGCGCTTTGGCTGACACATATTGCTTCGCTTCACGTTGCAATTTATGTGGCTTCTTAATACCTAATGCTAATAAGTGTTGACGTACATAAAATTCATACACAGCATCCCCAAAAAACGCCAGATCTAGTCCAGTCATTTGTTGGTAATCTACTTTTTCATCTAACATATTTATTCCTTAATCTTGCGTAGCTCGACGCCAGCGCGTTCCTTGTGGTGTATCTTCCAATAGAATATTTTGCGCTGCCAATTCTTCACGAATTTCGTCTGAACGGGCAAAGTCGCGTGCAGCACGAGCTGCATCACGTTCATCAATTAATGATTGAATCGCATCATCTTCTAATGCCTCTTGGGCCAAATCATCAACACCAAAGACATCCATTAATTTCGCCAATGTATCTAAGATCAATTGTACATCATTGTTCAATACGACATTTTCTTGTGCACTTGTATTAGCCAATTCAACTAGATCATACACAGCAGCCAATGCATTTTGAACATTGAAGTCATCATCCATAGCTTCATTAAAGGCAGCAACAATGGTTGCAACGGCAGCGACAGTTTCACCACTAATACCTTCTTGTGCGTCCGCTAGACGGAATTCCAAGTTACGGTATCCAGTACGGATACGGTTAAGGTTATTCGTTGCTTGTTCCAAGTTTGCCGTTGAAAAGGCAATTGGACGACGGTATTGTGTACTTGCCATAAAGAAACGCAATGCTAATGGATCATGCAATTCGGCTAGTAAGTCATGAACCGTTGTAAAGTTACCTAATGACTTAGACATCTTTTCTTGTTCATCCCCAACAGTCACAAAACCATTATGCAACCACTTGTGCACAAAAGTCTCACCTGAACGTGCTTCTGATTGTGCAATTTCATTTGTATGGTGTGGGAAAGCCAAGTCAATTCCACCACCATGAATATCAATGTTGTTACCAAGATACTTAGTAGCCATTACAGAACATTCAATGTGCCAACCTGGACGTCCAGCTCCCCATGGTGAATCCCATGAAATAGCATTGTCGTTAGCCGCTGATTTCCAAACTGCAAAGTCCATTGGATCTTCTTTACGCGCTTGTTCTTCATCATCTAAACGTCCAGCCGCATTATGCGCCATTTCATCTAGATTTTGATGTGCTAAGTGGGCGTAGTCTGGGAACTTACGGGCACGGAAGTAGACATCACCTTCAACTTCATAGGCATATTCTTTAGCCAACAAGTCTTCGACGAAGGTAATAATTTCTGGAATGTTGTCAGTCGCACGTGGTTGCACAGTCGCTGGCTTCACATTCAATGCAGCTGTATCTTCAAAATACGCTGCAATATAACGGTCGGCCAATTCAGGTACCGTGATACCTTCTTCAGCCGCTGCTTTAATCATCTTATCATCCACGTCAGTAAAGTTAGAAATATAGCGGACATCAAAGCCACGGTATTCTAAGTAACGACGGATTGTGTCAAAGGCAATAGCAGAACGGGCATTACCAATATGAATGTAGTTATACACTGTAGGACCACAGACATACATATTAATCACTCCTGGGGTCACAGGTTCAAACGTTTCTTTTTCTAACGATAATGTATTAAATACTTTCATAGTCGATAGTTCTCCTTACCTCTTATTCTCATACTTTTTGGTCTGTATAAGTCGATTAAATGTTTCCCTTCAAGCATACTTAAATACAGGGTTAACTGTCAATCAAAGCCATCAAAAAAACGACCTCAAAATGAGATCGTTTCGTCTTTTTTACGCCCAAACTAATTGCCAAGTTACACCAAATTTATCAACGATCCATGCCACCTTACGGAAATTAGCAACAGGTTCAGGACCCATCATCACATTTCCGTTTTCAGATAAGGCATCGAACGCTTGATCAAATTCTGTTTCAGTTTCAAAATCGACATAAAGGGATACGCCCCAACTCAATTCAGGCGCCTGCTCTGTGTCCATATCCATAAAGTAAATGATTTCACCCTGTAGTGATAATTCACCATTTAATACTTTTCCAGTCATATGTTCTGGTGTGTAAGGCATCCCCGCAGGAATACGCTCAATTCGGTTAATTTTAGTATCCGTAAATACCTCAGTGTAAAAATTCATGGCTGGTTCAGCTGTTTCTGGCATTGTTAAAAAAGCATGTAATGTCATGTATTTTCTCCGTTATCCCATATAGTAGTTACATATATATAATAACGTTTGAACCTTCAGAAACATTAAAAAACATATAATCAGGTGTATTTTATTCACATATTAAAAAAGACACATCGGATATATGTCCGGTGTGTCTTTTTTGTTTCATTAACGAAAGGCTTATTAGCGCCACCATTCATCAAAAACAGTAACCGGTCCTCGACGCTTGTGCATCGTTTTGGCATACCAGTTTTCTATTTTAGTAGCGATGTCTGATGCAACGACTTTCCCCTCAAGATAATCATCTAAATCATCATATGTGACACCCAAAGCCACTTCATCTGGCAAAGATGGACGATCTTCTTCAAGATCTGCGGTTGGGACCTTTTCATATAGATGAACAGGTGCGCCTAATAGTTCTAACATCTTACGTCCTTGACGCTTAGTTAGACGATACAATGGTGTGATATCAGCAGCACCATCCCCAAACTTCGTGTAAAAACCTGTAATCGCTTCTGCCGCATGATCTGTCCCAATTACAACACCACCAACTTCACCCGCAACCGCGAATTGTGAAATCATACGTTGGCGTGCTTTAATATTACCCTTATTAAAGTCAGAAACGGTCATACCTGCATCTGTCAATTGTTTAACAGATGCTTCTGTTGCGGCTTGGATATTCACATGAATAGTTTCATCCGCTCCTTGCCAAGCAATCGCATCTAGCGCATCTTGCTCGTCTGTTTGGGCATTATAAGGTAAACGCATCGCAATAAACTTGTATGTTTGATCACCTGTTTCTGCACGTAATTCTTCAACCGCTGTTTGCGCCATCTTACCAGCTAAAGTTGAATCTTGACCACCTGAAATACCTAAAACGTAAACTTTAAGCCCTGTTGCATTTAGGTAATCCTTTAACAAATCTACAGACCGACGGTACTCAACCAATGGATCAATATTGGCTTTTGCGCCTAAAGCTGCAATAATCTCTGCTTGTTTAGTTGTCATAGCTACTCTCCATCCACATCTTTTGGTAATGCTTCTTCTGTAACTGCAATACGCTTAACAAAGTCTTGGACTTCTTCAATCAAGTTCATCTTGTTTTGCCAAGCCTTCTTAGACAAATCCACAGGATATTCTTGTGGATTCAAATCACGACGGTATTCAGCCCACAATGCTTGTAAATTATCTTGTGAGTATTTACGAATTGTAGCTAGATCTGGTGATTCGTAAATCACTTCACCATCAACAATAACGTCATGCAATAAGGGACGAGCGGTGTAATCTTTA includes these proteins:
- the secE gene encoding preprotein translocase subunit SecE, with protein sequence MASVVAEMKRVTWPTFNQNVRNTAIVLVTSGFFAILLGTVDWIFEQGLMFLSK
- the rpmG gene encoding 50S ribosomal protein L33, giving the protein MAGKKVALACSECGSRNYTVAKKLDRAVRLEVKKYCRTCDKHTTHRETV
- a CDS encoding RNA polymerase sigma factor — encoded protein: MHKDTELLIAAKAGDEVAFEEIVVRYSGLIWRGYKQQSMRTATIDWQHEARIVLFNCLQRISYLNWGILTSYYQQALFHHPATLWRQEEKRAMITKEALELGTINTDMSVLSEPDLQLHLFCEEMGTQLLPDQYRLLVLRAKGYSVKECADQLSKSKSWCYLTLKEIRYYCEKWTRG
- the rlmB gene encoding 23S rRNA (guanosine(2251)-2'-O)-methyltransferase RlmB, whose amino-acid sequence is MVQNNKKAMKPTKSAKPVKGDKPNKSAKRRDDRPAKKARPETERPEVQIPDDAEFIFGIHASTEALKGETQINKVWLQAGLADKTRNEIIALAKKRGLIVQDAPKGKLDELANGANHQGVVMSIAAYAYAELDDLFAKAAEKNEEPFFLILDSIEDPHNLGSILRTADAAGVHGIIIPKRRAVQLTSVVAKTSTGAIEHVPVTRVTNLVQTVTELKKRGLWVYGTDMNGKDYRQWDAKGATALVIGNEGKGISPLLKKAMDETLTIPMVGHVQSLNASVAASLLIYQGFNSRNPL
- a CDS encoding Mini-ribonuclease 3 translates to MLDEKVDYQQMTGLDLAFFGDAVYEFYVRQHLLALGIKKPHKLQREAKQYVSAKAHAALYRLMEEDSLLTDAEESYFKRGRNANSHTKAKNTDVVTYRISTGFEALIGYLYASRQIERLDEVVTWVFEQVESGRTRENGTK
- the cysS gene encoding cysteine--tRNA ligase, which translates into the protein MKVFNTLSLEKETFEPVTPGVINMYVCGPTVYNYIHIGNARSAIAFDTIRRYLEYRGFDVRYISNFTDVDDKMIKAAAEEGITVPELADRYIAAYFEDTAALNVKPATVQPRATDNIPEIITFVEDLLAKEYAYEVEGDVYFRARKFPDYAHLAHQNLDEMAHNAAGRLDDEEQARKEDPMDFAVWKSAANDNAISWDSPWGAGRPGWHIECSVMATKYLGNNIDIHGGGIDLAFPHHTNEIAQSEARSGETFVHKWLHNGFVTVGDEQEKMSKSLGNFTTVHDLLAELHDPLALRFFMASTQYRRPIAFSTANLEQATNNLNRIRTGYRNLEFRLADAQEGISGETVAAVATIVAAFNEAMDDDFNVQNALAAVYDLVELANTSAQENVVLNNDVQLILDTLAKLMDVFGVDDLAQEALEDDAIQSLIDERDAARAARDFARSDEIREELAAQNILLEDTPQGTRWRRATQD
- a CDS encoding VOC family protein; translation: MTLHAFLTMPETAEPAMNFYTEVFTDTKINRIERIPAGMPYTPEHMTGKVLNGELSLQGEIIYFMDMDTEQAPELSWGVSLYVDFETETEFDQAFDALSENGNVMMGPEPVANFRKVAWIVDKFGVTWQLVWA
- the nadE gene encoding ammonia-dependent NAD(+) synthetase, whose product is MTTKQAEIIAALGAKANIDPLVEYRRSVDLLKDYLNATGLKVYVLGISGGQDSTLAGKMAQTAVEELRAETGDQTYKFIAMRLPYNAQTDEQDALDAIAWQGADETIHVNIQAATEASVKQLTDAGMTVSDFNKGNIKARQRMISQFAVAGEVGGVVIGTDHAAEAITGFYTKFGDGAADITPLYRLTKRQGRKMLELLGAPVHLYEKVPTADLEEDRPSLPDEVALGVTYDDLDDYLEGKVVASDIATKIENWYAKTMHKRRGPVTVFDEWWR